The following is a genomic window from Nitrospira sp..
TAGGCATCGTTCCTCTCCCTTATCCTGCCTGCGAGCAAGCAATCCCTAGATTCCTGGCACTTACAAAGCAGGCTATCACCAGACGGGAGCGCCACCAAGCAAATCAGCTGTTCAGGTGGGGAAATACGAACTCAGCGATGCAGAAAGGATCACGCGACGGGGGAAGATCCGTCCGGCTCGTGGCAGCGTTTGCAATACAGCATCTGACCCATCTGGCGCGACCGCCCCTCCGGCGTCAGCACCCACGGGCGAGAGAAGAACGGCGGGTGATGACGCACATGCTGCCCATGCCCGCAAGCCAGATCCGCGACCCAGTCGCTATGCTCATCGAGATGGTAGCCAATAATCGGTTGATTCATGCACGAATCCCCAGCAGCAAATCACTCACCGGTTGTTCCTGTTTGCTCAAGACGATCGTTACCGCTTCTCGAAGGAACGCTCCGGACGTTCGGCAGCCGGCACAAAGTCCCAATGCTCGTCGGCATTTTCATCGAAGCTTCCGACGAACATCACCTCTCTATCGAGATGCCGGAACTCTGAAAGGGCAATGCTGCACTGTTGCGCATCGATCACACGAGCATCGAATTGCCCCACCACGTAGATCAGCGCCTTGGCCGTCACATAGACATTGCGACGGCTGGCGTGGCCGGTATCGGGAAACAGATCGACGGTTTGCGCACAGCCACCGGCACGCTCAATCATCAGGGTCAGGTTATGCCGGGAAAGAAACGGATCCGTGGCAACCCGCACCAAGGTCAGCCGAAGATCCGTTCCTGGAATGTTCGTAGCCGCCGGCTCCGGCACACCGCTGTTACACGCGCTCAACAGACCAATCATCGCGACGAGGAGGCCTCGTCGTAATCGAGACCTCATTTTCCGGCCGAAATCTTGGGCGCCGCGCCGATGGCATCGAGCCCCGCTTCCGCGCAGGCATCGTCGAGATGGGCCCCGGGAGCCCCCCCCACACCGATGCCGCCGACAACCTCACCACCAATCTCGATGGGCAATCCTCCGCCTAACATCAGAATTTGCTCGTTCATATCCCGCAATGCCTGCATCGCCGGCATCCGGCTTATGAGGTCGGCCAATTCGCTCGTCGCACGGCGCAGACTCACGGCGGTATAGGCCTTCTTTCGGCTGCTGTCGACCGTATGCGGCCCCGCGCCATCGGCGCGGCCCATCGCGCGCAATAACCCCGCGCGATCGACGACCGACACGCTCACGCGATACCCATCCTTCTTGCACGCCTCAATGGCAGCTTGAGTGGCTCGTTGAGCAAGACTCAACGGCAAGACCGACTCCTTCGGCATCTCCTGAGCGACAGCCATTGTGGACCCGAGCATCACACTTCCAACGAGAACAGCATATCGCAATGCCACTGTATCCATACAACACTCCTTTGTGTGCGAACAATGAGAGCACGAGAAAATCGCTACGGAGAGTAGTAAGGCGGCCGAAGACTGTCAAGTCTGTATCATTCCGTGAAACGGCTTCGGACGTCTGAAGTGGAGACCTCTCGTGAATGCGGTTGGAGGGAAATTCTTCGGCTGGGAGGAAAAGAAGAACGGAAAGCGCGCACTGCTACATCCAAACAACACGTTCCTGGTTAAGAAGATAGTCGATCACCTCGATGCTCTCACGCATCTGGGTCTGAGCCTTATCGGACATTGGGAGAACGGCGCCAACGAGCTTTCCCGACTCCATGTCTTCCAGGGAGGGAATTCCATCGCCGGATCTGGAGTCGAAGTCTGGTCGAAAGCTGGCCAATGGGAACCTCCTGATACATGCTTATCGGCTCTGCCCCCAGTTTCTTGAGAGGCCTGCGATCGGGGGAGCAAAACAGTAGAAAAAGCATACCACACGGTTTCAATCTGTCAGGGACGCAGCCCATCGCGTGAGGTTTCAACGACTTTAGCGATTCGAGGACAGCTTTTGAACGGGAGGAAGCGCGCCGAGAAACGGAAACTGCCCTCTATTGAGAGCCCGACTATCCGACCGAAGCCGGAAATCGTCGTGGTCCGCATCGACAAAATGAGGATCGCCCACCACATCGGAGTCTTGCTTCAAATCGGGCGCAGGGGTATTCGGAGATCCCGCCCGCAGATAGTCGCCTTCACTGTTAAACAACGCATTGAACGAGGTCGTGACCCGGCTGGACGGGGCAATCAAAAAACCGATCTTATTTAGACCAATAACATTCCCGGAAGCATCGCTCTGAGACGCGCCGAGAAAAGCCGCTCCCCCGCCGTTCTTCACCAGAGTGTTGCTGACCAGCGACGCTTTCGCCTTATCGTTCACGACCACGGCTTCGAACAAACTCCGGAGAATGACGTTCCGCTCTAATCGCACCTCGGACTTGCCGGCGACATTCACCCCATGGTCGTTATCATGAATCACATTGCCGACTAACAGCGCCTGCGAGTCGGAAAATTGCACTCCCGTCGTCTCGCTGCCGCCGATCACACAGTCCTCGATGCGCACATCCTGCACCTGCTGCCCGAAGAGCATCCCCTTCACCCGAAGATTGCGCAACGTGATGCCCGTGCCGTTAAAAATCCCGAGCGCATGCCCGCCATGCTCATTGATCGTCAACCCGCTGATCTCAATATTCGTCGCCCCATACGGCCACTTGCCCACATGCAACACACCCACCAGGTCTTCGCGGCCCAACATCGTGACCTTATCCACTCCAGCCCCGATTAACTTGATCCGATCCTTGCTATGAATCGTGAGGTCCTGGGGGTAGGCCCCAGGTTTCAAAAAGACGGTGTCGCCTTTCTTGGCGGCATCCACGGCCTCTTGAATCGACGTAAAATCGCCCGTGCCGTCGAGCGCAACCGTAAGGGTGCGAGGCGCCGCCGCCGGAGGCTCTTCAGCCCAAGAGATCCCGCTCAGCCCCGCCACACACGCTATGATGAACAGCCAGTTACGCATGCGCTAGGTATTACAGGCGGGAAAGGCGGCCTGTCAACCGGCGTTCCGGTTTTCTTGTGAGCCTCACACTCTCATGATAAGCTCCGCCGCCATGATTCTGGTCGGACTCACAGGCGGCATCGCCACCGGCAAGAGTACCGTTGCCGGCCTGTTCAAGCGATGCGGCGCCACGATTATCGACGCCGATGCGCTGGCGCGGAAAGTCGTTGAACCAAGCAAACCCGCCTGGCGGGAAATCGTGCGCCTATTCGGAAAGACCGTGCTCCATCCCGATCGCACCCTCAATCGGCAAACCCTCGGCGCAAAGGTCTTTGGGCATCCGGCCAAGCTGCGCCAACTAGAGCGCATCATTCACCCTCGGGTGGCGCGCGAGCAACTCCGACTGACCAAACAAGCGGCCGGAAAAGATCCGCGGGCTATTGTGATCTATGATGTTCCACTCCTCTTTGAAGCTCGCATCGACCGGCGCGTGGACCGCATCGTCGTCGTCACCGCCGATCGAGGAACCCAAATCTCCCGGCTGCGGAAACGCAATGGTCTCACCAGAGCCGAAGCCCTTCGGCGAATCAAGAGCCAAATGCCGCTGGCCGAGAAACGGAACCGCGCCGACTACGTGCTCGATGGAACGAGCCCTCTGCCTCAACTCAAGAAGCAAGTCCGGTCGTTGCACCAATTGCTGCGTACCTTGGCCTGACGCCCATCCTCATGCTCCCCATGCATTCTCTTTTCTTCCTGTGTTAGATTCCTGCCTATGCACAACGTTGTCATCATCGGCTCAGGACCGGCCGGATTGACCGCCGCGATCTACGCCGCGCGCGCGAATCTCTCGCCGCTCCTCATTGAAGGCTGGCAATCCGGCGGTCAGCTCACCACGACGACCGAGGTTGAGAATTATCCCGGCTTTGCCAACGGCATTATGGGCCCTCAGTTAATGAAAGACATGCGCGCGCAGGCGGAACGTTTCGGCGCCGAATTCCTGACCGGCGACGTGACCGCCGTGAACCTCACCGCGCGGCCATTTACCATCACCGTCGATGGCGAACGAACGATCCACGCCCAAACCGCCATCATTGCCACCGGCGCCTCGGCCATTCCGATCGGCCTCAAGAATGAAGCCTGCCTCACCGGCCACGGCGTCTCCACCTGCGCAACCTGCGACGGGTTCTTCTTCAGAGGAAAGGAACTGCTCGTCGTCGGCGGCGGCGACAGTGCAATAGAGGAGGCCATCTTCCTCACAAAATTTGCGACGCGGGTCTCGGTCGTTCACCGGCGGGACAAACTGCGGGCGTCAAAGATCATGCAAGACCGGGCCATGCACAACGAAAAAGTCGCCTTCATCTGGAATTCAGTGATCGAGGATATCCTGGGCACGGATATCGTCACCGGTGCGCGAATCAAGAACCTGGTCACCGGGAAACTCACCGACGTGCCCTGCGCCGGGATCTTTATCGCCATCGGCCATCGGCCTAATACCTCGCTCTTTACGGGGCAAATCGAACTGGACGAGTCCGGCTATATCCAGACACGTGACGGAACCGCCACCAATATTCCCGGGGTCTTCGCCGCCGGCGACGTACAGGATTCGACCTATCGTCAAGCGATCACCGCCGCCGGATCCGGCTGCATGGCCGCCATCGACGCCGAGCGTTTTCTAGAAAGCCAACACTAAAATACGCCATCAACATTCGGCTATCAACCAACCTTAAGGACTGACCGCTGAAAGCTGACCGCTGAAAGCCACGAATGCGCTGCGCCATTGTCCACTACCACGAGTTAGCCCTCAAAGGCCGCAATCGCGACTACTTTGAAGATCGCTTGGTTCGCAATATTCAGTTGGCGCTGAGCGACCTTGGAGTCCGGCAGGTTGAAAATCTCCGCAGCCGCATCCGGGTCATCTTTCCCTCGGACGCCAAGAGCGAGATTATTCGCCAGCGGCTGTCTCGCGTCTGCGGCATTGCGAATTTTTCCCTGGCCGACTCCGTGCCGCTCGACTTAGCCAATCCTAACTTCGAGGCACTCAATGCAGCGGTCATCGATGAACTGCGAACGAAATCCTATTCGACCTTCCGCGTGACGGCAAAACGCGCCGATAAACGCCTGCCGTTGACCTCGATGGACGCGGAGCGCATGGTCGGCGCCGCGATTCACGAACAGACCGGCAAAGCCGTCAACCTCAGAGACCCCGACCTCACCGTCTATCTTGAAATGCTGTCCCGCGACATCTATTTTTCCGTCGAAAAGATTCCGGGCCCCGGAGGCATGCCGGTGGGAGTCAGCGGCAAAGTCGCCTGCCTCATCTCCGGCGGAATCGACTCGCCGGTCGCCTCCTATCGCATGATTAAACGCGGCTGCCGCGCCCTCTTCGTCCACTTCTCTGGCCGGCCGCTCGTCAGCCGCGACTCGGAAGATAAAGTCCGCGATCTCGTGCAGACGCTCACGGCTTACCTGCACAAAACCCGTCTCTACGTGATCCCCTTCGGGGAAATTCAGCGCGAGATCGTACTGAATACCCCCGCGCCGTTTCGTGTCGTACTCTACCGCCGCATGATGCTCAGGATCGCGGAAACCCTCGCGAGGCGAGAAGACTGCTGGGGGCTCGTGACCGGCGACAGCTTGGGCCAGGTGGCCTCTCAAACGCCGGAAAACCTGTCTGTTGTCGAAGAGGCCGCGTCGCTGCCAATTTTGCGGCCACTCATTGGAATGGATAAACTGGAAATCACCGACGACGCCAAGCGCATCGGCACCTATGAGACCTCGATTGAGCCGGATCAGGACTGCTGCAAGCTCTTCACGCCGCCCCATCCGAGCACCAAAACGCGGCTGGAAGAACTCTTGACTGTGGAACGCGCGCTGGATATCCCACGCCTGGTGAAACAAGGGGTCGAGAAAGCCGAGCTGTCTGAATTCATCTTCCCTGGGTAACCCGCGCCAGCGCCTTTTCCTTGACGATCCGAAAGTGGGCTTCCAATTCCTGCCGCATGGCCACGGCAACTACCCAATCCGGCACCACCGTATCGACTTCCACCAATAATTCAAACTCCGCGGTCGTCTGCCTGCCCCCCTCTGCGGGAATCAAAGTCCAGACACGACGGTATTGTTTGAAATCCCCGCCTCTCAGCTCCGTGAGCAACCCGCCTCCCGGAAGCGTGCGAGACTCGCAGATCAACCGCCGTTCACTCGGCAATAACGCATGATCGATGCGAAGATCCGTATAGACCGTGCCGTTCTGCTCCCGCAGTTCAGCAATCCGCATGCGCACGTCCACCAATTCAGGCCAATGGGCATAGTCCGTCAGCAACTGTTGAATAATCCTCGGCTCGACAGGGAAGCGCAGTGTCGCTGTGGCCTTCACTCCGCCGGCCGGCTGCGTCTTCACGTCGAGCGAGCCAGCATCGCCGGCCCAGCACCAGATCGGACTCACCACACAGATCGCGGCAATCCATGCAACCAGTCGTGTACACATGGCGCAATTATACTGGCTGGTCCCATCGCCCGCGAGCAAGAATCGCAATTGACCGGGGCAAATCACTCTGTGCTAGGATGCGCCATGCTCCGCATGCGTTTACTCTTACTGCTCTTGTTCGCGCTGACCGGATTCCAACTCTGCCAGGTCGACACTGCTTCCGCTCAGCTCATACAGGAATCGACTGCCACTACAGAACAGTCCTGCAGCTTCGGCATGGACAAAGGAGAACCGGCGCACAGTTGCGCAGTGCCGTTCCCCCCCGGATGCCGCGTCGCCCAAGCGCCCGGCTCCTCCAAGCCCTGGACGACGATCTCGACCGGCGGCCGGCTGCTCTGCCGGTTCGACGACAAGCAAACGGACTGGAAGACCAAGATCACCGGAGTCTGCAATCGCTGCCAATCCGGCCATTGCTCCGCCCAGTTCAGCGTCCGCTACGATTGTTCTCCCCAACAGTAACGCTATGGCCCTCACCGGGGCGATCAAACAAGCCGCACTCGCCCTGGGATTCGACGCCGTCGGAATCGTCCGCGTCGATCGCGCATCCGCGCCACAACCGGCGCTCGCCACGCGACTGACCCAATGGCTCGCACGCGGCTACCATGCCACCATGGCCTGGATGGAGCGCATGCCGGAGAAGCGGGCCGACCCGCGCCTCGTCCTGCCAGGCTGTCGCTCCATTATTTGCGTGGGCCTGAACTACCTGACCGATGAACGCGCCGATGAACGGCCGGGGCATGGCCGCATTGCTCGCTATGCCTGGGGGCAGGACTACCACGACGTGCTCGGCGCAAAACTCAAACGGTTTGAACAGACCATTGCCGCACTGGCCCCTCAGGCGATCACCAAATCCTACGTCGATACCGGGCCGATCATGGAAAAAGCCTGGGCCGAACAGGCCGGGCTAGGCTGGATCGGCAAACACTCCAATCTCGTGTCGTCCGAACACGGCTCATGGCTGTTGCTGGGCGAGATTCTCACGACATTGGAACTGGAGGCCGACGAACCGGCGACTGACCTCTGCGGAAGCTGCACTCTCTGCATTCAGGCCTGTCCGACAGGGGCCATCGCTGAACCCTACGTTGTGGACGCGAATCGCTGCCTCTCCTATCTGACCATCGAACATCGCGGAGACGCCAACACCATCCCAAATGACCTGCAGCGTCAATTCGGCAATCATATTTTCGGCTGCGACGATTGTCTCGACGTCTGTCCCTTTAATTTGCGAGCGGGTTTCACCAGCGAACCGGCCTTCACTCCGTCACCCCTCACGCTGGCCCCTTCTCTGGAAATGCTGGCCGGTATGGATGAGGCGGCCTTTCGCGCATCTTTTCAACAGAGTCCTATCCGTCGCGCCAAATTAGCGGGACTCCAGCGGAATGCCGCCATCGCCCGCACGAACCCCTAGCCCAGCTGCTCCCGCCGCACCCACACTGAGGCGCCCCTTTTATTCCGCCAGCCGCAGGAGTAGGCTATAGCTAGTCGACCGGCGGTTCGCCAGGAGTCCGAACAAAGGAGCTCTCCGAATGAACCCTACGACCATTCTGCTGATCTCCCGTGCCCCCCATATACAGCGTGCTCTTGAACAAGTCGTCCCCGCTCATACCACCATTCTCAGCGTACCCGATGTAGCGGCGGGACTGCGAGAACTCCATCACGCGAGTCTTGCGCTCATTCTGTGCGACAGCACCCCGGAAGCCAGCAAACCGCTACTAGCCCACAGCGCGCTGCGTCCGGAACTTCCTTCCGTCATTCTCATCGGACCGCGTGATTCGGCGCGAGATGCGGTCGATGCCATGCGAGCTGGCGCCGCCGACTATTTGACCGCACCCGTGACGGCGGCCGACCTCGATGCCGCCGTTCGCCGCGCCTTGTCCTTGCCGAACCAGGCACTTGCTCCCAAGCAACCAGCAGACCGCTTCGATCTTATTGTCAGCCGATCCCCGCAAATGCAACTGATCAAGCAGCTCGCGCGCGAAGTGGCCTCGACTGACGCAACCGTGTTGATCACCGGAGAAAGCGGCACGGGTAAAGAGCTCTTTGCGCAGGCCATTCACGGCGCCAGCCTCCGATCCTCCGGCCCGCTCATCGCGCTGAACTGCGCCGGCATCCCGGAACAGTTGCTCGAATCGGAACTCTTCGGTTATCACCAGGGCGCCTTCACCGACGCCAAGCACACGAAGCCCGGGCGGTTCCAGCTCGCCGAAGGCGGCACCCTCTTCCTGGATGAAATCGGTGAGATGAGCGCGTCGGCACAGGCCAAATTGCTGCGAGTGCTCGAAGATCATCGTGTCGATCCGCTCGGCGACACCCATAGTCATACGGTCAACATCCGCGTCGTCGCCGCCACGAACGAAGACCTCCCGGCTCATATCAAGACCGGGCGCTTCCGTCTCGATCTCTACTACCGGCTGAATGTGTACCAGCTCCGCATTCCCCCGCTGCGCGAACGGCTGGAGGACATCGAACCGCTCCTGCATCACTTTCTGGCGCAGGCGCGCCGCGACCGCGGCTGCCGGATCGCCGGCATCAGCCCGGAGGCCTTAACCTCGCTCCACCGTCATCATTGGCCAGGCAACGTCAGAGAACTGCACAATGTCGCCGAGTGGCTCACGATTACCTGCAAAACCAGTCGGATCGAGATCCAGCATCTCCCGGCCTCCATCAAGACCGGGAAAATAGCCGAACGGCCGAGCCCCGAACTCAAGCCGTCTCTGCTCGCCTTCGGTCTGTCGTTTCAAGATATGGAGAAAAAGATGCTGGAGGAAGCCCTGCACCAATCGGGCGGGAATGTCTCAGAAGCCAGCCGGCTTCTGAAAATCACCCGGAACACCTTGCGCTACCGCATGGCCAAACACCACATTCAATAGGCCTTCAATAGACTTCACCGCACCGTGACGACCGTCACCCCATCGCCCCCTTCTGCCCGGTCGCCAGGCCTGGCATGCGCG
Proteins encoded in this region:
- a CDS encoding Dephospho-CoA kinase (MaGe:77308935) is translated as MISSAAMILVGLTGGIATGKSTVAGLFKRCGATIIDADALARKVVEPSKPAWREIVRLFGKTVLHPDRTLNRQTLGAKVFGHPAKLRQLERIIHPRVAREQLRLTKQAAGKDPRAIVIYDVPLLFEARIDRRVDRIVVVTADRGTQISRLRKRNGLTRAEALRRIKSQMPLAEKRNRADYVLDGTSPLPQLKKQVRSLHQLLRTLA
- a CDS encoding conserved exported protein of unknown function (Evidence 4 : Unknown function but conserved in other organisms; MaGe:77308931), coding for MRSRLRRGLLVAMIGLLSACNSGVPEPAATNIPGTDLRLTLVRVATDPFLSRHNLTLMIERAGGCAQTVDLFPDTGHASRRNVYVTAKALIYVVGQFDARVIDAQQCSIALSEFRHLDREVMFVGSFDENADEHWDFVPAAERPERSFEKR
- a CDS encoding conserved exported protein of unknown function (Evidence 4 : Unknown function but conserved in other organisms; MaGe:77308939), with translation MLRMRLLLLLLFALTGFQLCQVDTASAQLIQESTATTEQSCSFGMDKGEPAHSCAVPFPPGCRVAQAPGSSKPWTTISTGGRLLCRFDDKQTDWKTKITGVCNRCQSGHCSAQFSVRYDCSPQQ
- a CDS encoding hypothetical protein (Evidence 4 : Unknown function but conserved in other organisms; MaGe:77308930); protein product: MNQPIIGYHLDEHSDWVADLACGHGQHVRHHPPFFSRPWVLTPEGRSRQMGQMLYCKRCHEPDGSSPVA
- a CDS encoding conserved exported protein of unknown function (Evidence 4 : Unknown function but conserved in other organisms; MaGe:77308934); the protein is MRNWLFIIACVAGLSGISWAEEPPAAAPRTLTVALDGTGDFTSIQEAVDAAKKGDTVFLKPGAYPQDLTIHSKDRIKLIGAGVDKVTMLGREDLVGVLHVGKWPYGATNIEISGLTINEHGGHALGIFNGTGITLRNLRVKGMLFGQQVQDVRIEDCVIGGSETTGVQFSDSQALLVGNVIHDNDHGVNVAGKSEVRLERNVILRSLFEAVVVNDKAKASLVSNTLVKNGGGAAFLGASQSDASGNVIGLNKIGFLIAPSSRVTTSFNALFNSEGDYLRAGSPNTPAPDLKQDSDVVGDPHFVDADHDDFRLRSDSRALNRGQFPFLGALPPVQKLSSNR
- a CDS encoding hypothetical protein (Evidence 4 : Unknown function but conserved in other organisms; MaGe:77308932) translates to MDTVALRYAVLVGSVMLGSTMAVAQEMPKESVLPLSLAQRATQAAIEACKKDGYRVSVSVVDRAGLLRAMGRADGAGPHTVDSSRKKAYTAVSLRRATSELADLISRMPAMQALRDMNEQILMLGGGLPIEIGGEVVGGIGVGGAPGAHLDDACAEAGLDAIGAAPKISAGK
- a CDS encoding hypothetical protein (Evidence 4 : Unknown function but conserved in other organisms; MaGe:77308938), which gives rise to MVSPIWCWAGDAGSLDVKTQPAGGVKATATLRFPVEPRIIQQLLTDYAHWPELVDVRMRIAELREQNGTVYTDLRIDHALLPSERRLICESRTLPGGGLLTELRGGDFKQYRRVWTLIPAEGGRQTTAEFELLVEVDTVVPDWVVAVAMRQELEAHFRIVKEKALARVTQGR
- a CDS encoding putative Transcriptional regulatory protein ZraR (Evidence 3 : Putative function from multiple computational evidences; MaGe:77308942); this encodes MNPTTILLISRAPHIQRALEQVVPAHTTILSVPDVAAGLRELHHASLALILCDSTPEASKPLLAHSALRPELPSVILIGPRDSARDAVDAMRAGAADYLTAPVTAADLDAAVRRALSLPNQALAPKQPADRFDLIVSRSPQMQLIKQLAREVASTDATVLITGESGTGKELFAQAIHGASLRSSGPLIALNCAGIPEQLLESELFGYHQGAFTDAKHTKPGRFQLAEGGTLFLDEIGEMSASAQAKLLRVLEDHRVDPLGDTHSHTVNIRVVAATNEDLPAHIKTGRFRLDLYYRLNVYQLRIPPLRERLEDIEPLLHHFLAQARRDRGCRIAGISPEALTSLHRHHWPGNVRELHNVAEWLTITCKTSRIEIQHLPASIKTGKIAERPSPELKPSLLAFGLSFQDMEKKMLEEALHQSGGNVSEASRLLKITRNTLRYRMAKHHIQ
- a CDS encoding hypothetical protein (Evidence 5 : Unknown function; MaGe:77308941), encoding MMEFSQSRRYIGYAENGGMSGDDLFKSTLYMGGTGDQQNGRRVHSESSFVRTPGEPPVD
- a CDS encoding hypothetical protein (Evidence 5 : Unknown function; MaGe:77308933), whose product is MNAVGGKFFGWEEKKNGKRALLHPNNTFLVKKIVDHLDALTHLGLSLIGHWENGANELSRLHVFQGGNSIAGSGVEVWSKAGQWEPPDTCLSALPPVS
- a CDS encoding Epoxyqueuosine reductase (MaGe:77308940), yielding MALTGAIKQAALALGFDAVGIVRVDRASAPQPALATRLTQWLARGYHATMAWMERMPEKRADPRLVLPGCRSIICVGLNYLTDERADERPGHGRIARYAWGQDYHDVLGAKLKRFEQTIAALAPQAITKSYVDTGPIMEKAWAEQAGLGWIGKHSNLVSSEHGSWLLLGEILTTLELEADEPATDLCGSCTLCIQACPTGAIAEPYVVDANRCLSYLTIEHRGDANTIPNDLQRQFGNHIFGCDDCLDVCPFNLRAGFTSEPAFTPSPLTLAPSLEMLAGMDEAAFRASFQQSPIRRAKLAGLQRNAAIARTNP
- a CDS encoding putative tRNA sulfurtransferase (Evidence 3 : Putative function from multiple computational evidences; MaGe:77308937), which encodes MRCAIVHYHELALKGRNRDYFEDRLVRNIQLALSDLGVRQVENLRSRIRVIFPSDAKSEIIRQRLSRVCGIANFSLADSVPLDLANPNFEALNAAVIDELRTKSYSTFRVTAKRADKRLPLTSMDAERMVGAAIHEQTGKAVNLRDPDLTVYLEMLSRDIYFSVEKIPGPGGMPVGVSGKVACLISGGIDSPVASYRMIKRGCRALFVHFSGRPLVSRDSEDKVRDLVQTLTAYLHKTRLYVIPFGEIQREIVLNTPAPFRVVLYRRMMLRIAETLARREDCWGLVTGDSLGQVASQTPENLSVVEEAASLPILRPLIGMDKLEITDDAKRIGTYETSIEPDQDCCKLFTPPHPSTKTRLEELLTVERALDIPRLVKQGVEKAELSEFIFPG